Below is a genomic region from Henckelia pumila isolate YLH828 chromosome 3, ASM3356847v2, whole genome shotgun sequence.
tatTTGGATATAATTTACATGTATAGATCCTATATATGAATTTCATGCTGGATCCATTTTAGAACATAACTCACTCGATGATTACATGACAATATAATGAATGGGTTTTTATAAGATGTCGAGGAATATCAGGCGCACATTAATGAATAACCAGAAATACtagaatatacatatataacacAAAAAACAGTAGTATTTGTGCTTGACGGAGTATGAGACGAAAGGTAGAATATGGACTCTCTTGTTATGATAAATAATTGTAATGTTCCGTTggcaaataaaaaatatgacaAACAAATAAAGAAATAGACCAAAAACAATATATTACATCTATGACAAGTCAACTAATAATCGaaataattatacaaaataCTATCTATTTAGTTGTTTTAGATGCCataataattttcaaatatatatgtatttgaAAATAAATCATTCAATTTTGCCAAACAtcgtagttttttttttttttttttttttttcatttgttaAATAGAATCTCACAACAATCAAGTCCGAACACAACTCATCACCTAAAAATTGTTGAAATTTCATACAAGACTTCATCAAACTAGTtaaaagttttttatttttaaatttcagtgGACCACCAActcaacatatatataattttttttttttaaaaaaaaattggcccTTTTCAGAGCTGGGCTCTGAATAAGGATGTAAACGAGTCGAGCCGAGTCGAGCTTTTGAATGTTCAAGCTCAGTTCATTTATAaccgagccgagcccgagcttatttaacgaatatattcatgTCTCACGAGCTTATTCGAGCTTTTATCGAGCTTAAACGAGCTTCatatatttaaactataaatttaaatattcattaaattaattaaaaactaaattatatatttgaaaaaatataatattattattaaaatttgtaattttattctaataaattaatttttatagatttttcataagtaaagtgtaaatttataaattaaatatcaataatattattttttcgtctAAGAGATGACTTACGAGCTTGTTAACGAGCCTGTTCACGAGCTAAAGAATCGAATATTGTAAAACTCGAGCTTGGTTCGTTTGCCTTAACGAGCCTCATTAAACGAGCTCGAACGAGCTTTTAACGAGTCGAGTCCCGAACAGCTCGCAAACTGTTTGGCTTATTTACATCCCTAGCTCTGAGGCGGAACCCTCCTTGGCCTTATTAAACTCCAGACTTGTGtatataatatgtatatatatatatatatatatataaattcttcatgaaattattgagaattaaattcaattaagctGCAGAATAATCCCCAAATTCAACTAGGGGTGGATTTTCGGTATATCGTATccaaaatattggtatgaaaaaattcataccgatatcgatatcgaaatttcaaaattttagtacGGAAAAAATCCACATTGATACCGCACAGATagcgaaaaaaaattcgatataccaaaaaaatgtttatatatcgaaaaaattttggtacggtatcCCAAAAATTGGGTATTTTGGTTCGATATCTCAGCCCTAAATGTAACCAGATATAATAGCAATTAATATTAGTCGTCTTATGCACACATTGCAAGGTGTAACATAAAGAATATTTCTGTTTGACCAAACTCGAGTTTGAACCGATACATGGTTCCACCATCTCAGCCAGAAATGCAGCAAAATGAGTGAAATCAAAAATATTCATGGTCAAAATACGATAAGCAGATTAATTAGTTGCCATCCGAGATTGCGAgagatattaattaattttattgatttttaaacgCTTTACATCTTGATTTTTACTGTACAAAATACTAATAATGTCATAGTCGAGATATTCAAGTCTGAATTAGTGAAGTACGATATTAATGATATATAGAGACACACAAACTTTGAAATATGcccattttttttcttaattaattGAAGTAAGATATCAGTCAGTACTCTACTAGTccgttttaattgcatgctgaCCAATTTTCTACGTTAtattaaattctaaaaaaagaaaataaaacagtAAAAACATTTACTTGGATTTATGAACGTCGTCACTCATTACattgaaataattataaattgaGAATAATGATTAATGTATTACACGACAAAATCAATTAACCCAAGAAACTCACATACATATTAAAAAAACACAATGAACTTTTAAAATGAAACAAAATGAAGCATCGGATATTGACCCAAAAAACAGACAAATCATGATATTAATCATGAAAAATACATTTGAAtgaatcaattaattaatagCCGAGCAAACCTTTCTGATTTCTCCTGCAGACCCTGTAAGCACCTGAATCTTCCCCATTTTAACCATCGATGCCGCAAAATCCTGGAAGAAGCTTGATGTACCAGATGAAGCCGCATGAGCCTGGACATACGCATTGGTCACGGTGTTATTCAGTAGTGCTGCATCTGATTGGAAAAGCCCCCGATTTCGGACCACGGTTGTGTAGTAGTCGATGTCGAATGTCTTGGAGCTCTTGGGATCCATTTCAACTGTGTTGTTACCTTTTGGAGGTGGGCATTGTCTTTTCAGGGTTCGCACGTATGCCGGGTCCAGGGTTGGATCGGCGTCGCCTATGCCGGTGAAATTATAGATCCGAGTCGAAAAGCTGGAGCAGTGGGAGATCCCAATTGTATGAcctcctatatatatatatatatatacaagaaaaattaattctaatattcaaaCGAATTAAATTTACGTGCATGCATATATGAAATATTTTGGACGCACGTACGTACCGGACAAGACTACGAGATCTTTAACAGTGAGATTCTTTGCACTGAACGATGCTATGAGCTGAGTGGCATTGGCGAAAGGGGGAGGCAGATTTATCAAAGCATCCAGTGCTACTGAAACATTGCCATCTTTTCTTCCCAATGGAACTGCCCAAGATGGTCCACCGATCTGCATGCGCGCGGTACGTACCAAATCAAGCACAAACGcgtgaaattacaaaataactTTTAGTTTTCGATTATTTTGGTCCAACGGCCGGCTGATACGTGGCACTAGAAAATGTTGACGTGACATATCAAACTGATACATCATCATTTGGACTAAAATAATGAAACGTCAAAAGTTAATGTATACCAAAACTaaactttgaaaagttaatggataaaaaaaaaaaaatggacctTGAATAACCATAGTTACGTGAGACTATTTTGTTTACGAAATTCTGGGTTATGAAATAATTgcatacaaaaaaaaatgtagCTACCTAGGGCAAAAAGTTTATACATACCCTTTTGACAGCATCTCGTGCAGCTAAAGTTAGAATATCAGCACAGGATACTTTTCTTGGACAAGCCTTCTCCACCGCCGATTTCACGGCGTCGATGATTTCGAAACCTCGGAGAGTTAAATTGGGAGCCGCATCCCTTTCAGCCGTGTTGTTTGGCGTCGACTTTAGGAGCACTGATCCATCGCATCCCTATATAAATATAATGAATTAACcaaagattttaaaataataaatgaatTTATTCGAGAAGATCACTAGCTAAATTATATTACGTACCCTCACAAAACAATCATGGAAATGCATTCTGAGCAACGAAGCAGCGAAGCCAGGCACATGATCAACGTATCTGTTAACCACTTTGGCCACAATGGTGTCCAGTGAAGGGCATGTTTTATTGTAGTAACCCTCAGTCAGATTCTGTGCATTAGCTTGCTGCACCAACACGAACACCACGAAGAAAATCGAGACAAGCTTTGGAACAACAACATTATTATAGTTTGCCATGTTTTAATTGTTTGAGTTAATATCAAACAAATTAGACAATAGATAATGTTGTTTGTCTTGGGATGGTTTTCGTCGAATCCCGGAGGCCCGTTATATAGTTGGAGGATTAACTTCAACTTGTGCTTGACACACTGTTCCAAAATTCATATATTATTCACAACAAACAGCAAACACATGATGTTAGCTAGaagatattatataaacgatCGATGTTGACTTTTGTTAATTGCTATTTTTATTGTTTCTATCAAATAATTGGAGATCGTGGCGTGGCTTCTTCATATTATAAGTTAACTCCTAGATGGttaaaaaaatgaattaaagatTCTTTGATTGGATAACTTAGATCCAACCATTGAAAATGGTATGAAGGAATTCGGAAAACATGTTAAAATAATGTTCTTTTGGATTCAAATTAATCAATGAACATGACAGTGGATATACGCATTGATAGATAGGCATTTAGAATATTCTGTTTAGTTTCCAATGTAATCCACCTCCACACCTAAGACCTAACAGAAGTTACCTCAAGAAATTAATAAATTGATTAAGCTAGTGTTtgaaaatgattttaaaaaattattatgagcttctttgtataaaattttcaaaatttatgctTCCTTCACAAGGCGACGGCCTCGTGCACCGTAACTAGCTGATGATCGGGAAGCTAGAGAAGGATTCTACATATATAGGtgtccacacacacacacacacacacacacacatatatatatatatagatctaGCTCCCACACGCGCGACCTGATCGAACATGGTTACGCTCGGACAAAGCTTGATCTTGATCACAACTCTATGGAAACTAAAGAACACCATGCATGTGACTCCGCAATTTTTTTGGGTCAATAGTTGGAATCTTAGTAAATATAATGAAAGGCACGTTCTTGCATCATGAAATAAtggatttatttatgaaataaattaaattgacCAGTAAAAGTACTAGTTAATTCGATCTAATcacaatatttattaatctAAAATTAGTGCCAAAAACAACTTGAGCCAGCAGCACGATTTTAAGCTCGTTGGAGCAGTTAATTAGAGTGCATGAGACAGAGTTGACATTGAGTCTTTTTTTATACTAGCTagattaattataattaaaccCAGCTTGAATATTGGTTGAGTTAATTACGTTgagttttatatttttgtgtttCATGAACTTTAATTTCAAATACCATTTAAATTAATACAACCAACGCTcgaaatattggaattgaagTACTTATAAAGCTCAAGGTAACTCTATACATTGATTATTTCCTCGATCGGTCTAGCTAG
It encodes:
- the LOC140891853 gene encoding peroxidase 27-like gives rise to the protein MANYNNVVVPKLVSIFFVVFVLVQQANAQNLTEGYYNKTCPSLDTIVAKVVNRYVDHVPGFAASLLRMHFHDCFVRGCDGSVLLKSTPNNTAERDAAPNLTLRGFEIIDAVKSAVEKACPRKVSCADILTLAARDAVKRIGGPSWAVPLGRKDGNVSVALDALINLPPPFANATQLIASFSAKNLTVKDLVVLSGGHTIGISHCSSFSTRIYNFTGIGDADPTLDPAYVRTLKRQCPPPKGNNTVEMDPKSSKTFDIDYYTTVVRNRGLFQSDAALLNNTVTNAYVQAHAASSGTSSFFQDFAASMVKMGKIQVLTGSAGEIRKVCSAIN